The window AGCAGTAAAATAAAAAGGCAGAGGTAAACTCAATGCTTGCAAATGTTGTTGTCTCAACCCTGATTGTCTGTATTCCATCAACAATTGTTTCGATTATAATAGGCGTTCCAATAGGATACGTCTTGAAGATAAAAAGGTTTAAAGGCCGAAAGTTTGTGTTGAGGTTGGTATATACTCTCTCTGGTCTTCCACCAGTTTTAGCGGGACTTTTGGTATATATTATTCTCTCAAGAAGAGGCCCATTAGGTTTTTTAGATATACTTTTTACCAAATGGGCAATGGTTATTGCCCAGGTAATTTTAATTGTACCAATAGTTGTACTATACACATTGTCAGGTCTCAAAAATGTTCAATTGGTTTTGGACAACTTAGATTACTTAAATGTGGAAGGTAAAAAAAGATATTTTGCACTTATAAAAGAGTATTCAAAAGAGCTGGTTTATGCAACCATTCTTGGGCTTTCGCGTTCAATTTCCGAGGTAGGAGCTGTTTTGATTGTCGGTGGGAATATAGAAGGAGAAACTCGTATTCTGACAACAGCTATTATCTATGAAATTACAAAAGGAGAATTTTCAAGGGCGCTTTTGCTGGGTATGGTTTTACTCATTATATCATTTTCGTTTAATACCATTTTACAGATATTGCAGGGTGATATAGTTGATTGAGGTAAAAGAGGTTGAGAAGTATTTTGGAGACAGGTTTTTGTTTCGATGTAAAAACTTAAAGTTTGATAATAAAGGCTTATACATTATAAAAGGATCAAATGGATGTGGAAAAACAACATTTTTGAGGATGCTTTTTGGCAAAGACAAAGATTTTAAGGGGATGATCAAGAATACATTTAATAAAAAAGTTATGCTTCCGCAGCAGCCATATTTTTTCAAAGGAAGTGCAGCGTACAACCTTTCTTTGAGTTTAAAAGAACAGCCATTAAAAGAAGCTATAAAAGTACTAAAAGCATTTTCAATAGACCCTAATTTGAACATACACTCTCTTTCACTTGGGCAAAAACAGCTTGTTGCCTTTTTGAGAACATTTTATGCAAAGTCTGATGTTCTTTTTTTAGATGAACCAGATTCTTATCTTAGTAACGTTGTAAAAGATTTTATTTTTGAAAAGATAGAAAAAGATGCACAAAATAGGTGTATAATTATGGTGACACATGACTCACAAGAAATAAAAAACGCAAAGATCATTTATTTTGAGGACAATCAAATAATAGAAAAAGGTGGTTGATCATGAAGGTTTTAAAAACTTACTTTGAGGTGTTTGATATTTTACGAAATGAATTTTCAGACATTAACTTGAAAACAGAGACCATTTCTATAAAAGAAGCTACAGATATGATTTGTGCGAAGGACGTTATATCAAACATAGATG is drawn from Caldicellulosiruptor naganoensis and contains these coding sequences:
- a CDS encoding ATP-binding cassette domain-containing protein; the encoded protein is MIEVKEVEKYFGDRFLFRCKNLKFDNKGLYIIKGSNGCGKTTFLRMLFGKDKDFKGMIKNTFNKKVMLPQQPYFFKGSAAYNLSLSLKEQPLKEAIKVLKAFSIDPNLNIHSLSLGQKQLVAFLRTFYAKSDVLFLDEPDSYLSNVVKDFIFEKIEKDAQNRCIIMVTHDSQEIKNAKIIYFEDNQIIEKGG
- a CDS encoding ABC transporter permease — its product is MLANVVVSTLIVCIPSTIVSIIIGVPIGYVLKIKRFKGRKFVLRLVYTLSGLPPVLAGLLVYIILSRRGPLGFLDILFTKWAMVIAQVILIVPIVVLYTLSGLKNVQLVLDNLDYLNVEGKKRYFALIKEYSKELVYATILGLSRSISEVGAVLIVGGNIEGETRILTTAIIYEITKGEFSRALLLGMVLLIISFSFNTILQILQGDIVD